One window from the genome of Cryptomeria japonica chromosome 6, Sugi_1.0, whole genome shotgun sequence encodes:
- the LOC131048081 gene encoding cytochrome P450 82A3, which translates to MVLEDSAAAVVAAVIALLVLAYHVMKSINLGKPPHPPSWPIIGHLHLLNKKKIPLHHILYSLSQRYGPVMHLQLGWRPILVVSTSEMAKQCLKTNDAAFASRPRMAGGEIMGYHFKMLGFSPYGAYWRDARKVSRLQLFSAQRINSFNPLRTEEVSSLICSLFKSCEKKGERRVNMSSMFAELMFNIVVRMIASKRYCGSFYSEASEEAQHFKDMIADTFSVLGEFNVGDYLPFLRWLDWHGVEARMKEVQKRRDSFMQTLVNDHREKNGRTDESQVQDLIDVLIDAVDNNQIDESDDRDTTVKAIAIAMVTAGTDTSAVTMEWALASLLQHPEILRKAQEELDIEIGRERLVDESDLPKLKYLEAIVKETFRLYPPGPLLAPHESIEPCSVGGWHVPVGTRLIVNVWAIQRDPAVWDRPTEFDPERFLKSGVEIDVKGQNFELIPFGSGRRMCPAMSVALLSVTYTLARMLQSFEWCSPEGTVIDMTEGFGFTMPRAFPVEAIVKPRLPPHLY; encoded by the exons ATGGTACTAGAGGATTCTGCAGCAGCTGTTGTTGCAGCCGTCATAGCCCTGTTGGTACTCGCTTATCATGTTATGAAAAGTATCAATTTGGGCAAACCCCCTCACCCTCCCTCATGGCCGATAATTGGGCATCTCCATCTCCTAAACAAGAAGAAGATCCCACTCCACCATATACTATACTCCCTCTCCCAGCGCTACGGACCAGTCATGCATCTACAACTTGGGTGGCGCCCAATCTTGGTGGTGTCCACTTCAGAGATGGCAAAACAATGTCTCAAAACAAACGATGCTGCGTTTGCCTCTCGGCCACGCATGGCAGGAGGAGAGATCATGGGCTATCACTTCAAAATGCTGGGCTTCTCTCCCTACGGTGCCTACTGGAGAGACGCCAGGAAAGTTTCAAGGCTTCAGCTCTTCTCTGCTCAACGAATCAACTCCTTCAATCCCCTCCGCACAGAAGAAGTTTCATCTCTCATCTGTTCTCTTTTCAAGAGCTGTGAGAAAAAGGGCGAGAGGAGGGTAAACATGAGCTCCATGTTTGCTGAATTGATGTTCAATATCGTAGTGCGCATGATTGCCAGCAAGCGTTACTGTGGAAGCTTCTATTCCGAGGCCTCTGAAGAAGCCCAGCACTTCAAAGACATGATCGCTGATACTTTCTCCGTTTTGGGGGAGTTCAATGTCGGCGATTACCTGCCGTTTCTCAGATGGCTTGATTGGCATGGCGTGGAAGCGCGCATGAAAGAAGTGCAGAAGCGAAGAGATAGTTTTATGCAGACTTTGGTGAATGACCATCGTGAGAAGAATGGGAGGACTGATGAATCACAAGTACAAGACCTTATTGACGTGCTCATCGATGCCGTAGATAACAATCAAATCGATGAATCCGATGATAGGGATACCACCGTCAAAGCCATAGCCATT GCAATGGTAACTGCAGGTACAGACACATCCGCTGTTACGATGGAGTGGGCACTGGCGTCACTGTTGCAGCACCCTGAGATTCTTCGAAAAGCGCAGGAAGAGCTAGACATTGAAATTGGAAGGGAAAGACTAGTTGATGAATCAGATCTGCCCAAGCTGAAATACTTGGAGGCGATTGTAAAAGAAACCTTTCGGCTGTATCCGCCGGGGCCTCTTCTGGCTCCTCATGAATCCATAGAGCCCTGTAGTGTTGGAGGATGGCATGTTCCAGTTGGGACACGGCTCATTGTGAATGTGTGGGCAATACAGAGGGATCCGGCCGTGTGGGATCGACCCACTGAATTTGATCCTGAGCGGTTCTTGAAAAGTGGTGTAGAGATTGATGTGAAAGGACAGAACTTTGAACTAATTCCGTTTGGTTCAGGAAGAAGAATGTGCCCGGCCATGTCTGTTGCACTGTTGTCGGTGACGTATACATTGGCCCGAATGCTTCAGAGCTTCGAGTGGTGCAGTCCAGAGGGAACTGTTATTGACATGACTGAGGGATTTGGATTCACCATGCCCAGAGCATTTCCTGTCGAGGCCATCGTCAAACCCCGCCTTCCTCCACATCTCTACTGA